The following are encoded in a window of Gossypium raimondii isolate GPD5lz chromosome 13, ASM2569854v1, whole genome shotgun sequence genomic DNA:
- the LOC128036132 gene encoding uncharacterized protein LOC128036132 has translation MESTGLNGRMARSQILLSEFDIVYINQEAVKGSAIAEFLASRALEDYKPLDFDFPNEDLMCVATTEQDSQENHPWKLNFDGASNAVGNGIGAVLISPNGDHYPFTSKLDFDCTNNMAEYEACIMGIRAAIERKIKTLEVYEDSALVIYQLKGEWETRDLKLISYRKLVLKLTEEFDDITFHYLPRDEN, from the coding sequence ATGGAGTCGACTGGGTTGAATGGGAGGATGGCTAGATCGCAGATTTTGCTCTCCGAGTTCGATATAGTCTATATAAATCAGGAGGCTGttaaagggagtgcaatagcagaATTTTTAGCCAGCCGAGCTTTAGAAGACTATAAACCTCTGgattttgatttcccaaatgaagacTTGATGTGCGTGGCAACTACTGAACAGGATTCTCAAGAAAATCATCCTTGGAAGCTAAATTTCGATGGAGCTTCAAATGCCGTAGGaaatgggattggggcagtcctgATATCCCCAAATGGAGACCACTATCCTTTTACgagtaaattggattttgattgcacaaataatatggcCGAATATGAAGCGTGCATCATGGGCATCCGTGCAGCCATAGAACGTAAAATTAAGACGTTAGAGGTATATGAGGATTctgcattggtaatataccaactcAAGGGTGAATGGGAGACGAGAGACCTCAAATTAATCAGTTATCGAAAGTTGGTCCTCAAATTGACGgaagagtttgatgacattactttccactatctcccacgagatgagaACTAG
- the LOC105783060 gene encoding RNA-binding KH domain-containing protein RCF3: MAGQRNDYGKRSHFQPDYAGNGGGGVKRRNAGEENEQQHGIGPEDTVYRYLCHVKRIGSIIGRGGEIVKQLRLDSKSNIRICEALPGCEERVVMIYSSSEETNPFGDELVSPAQDALFRVHDRVVAEELPADEDLEEQTHVVTVRMLVASDQIGCVIGKGGQVIQSIRSETQAQIRVLSNEHLPPCALTSDELLQIIGEPSVVRKALYQVASRLHDNPSRSQHLLLSSLSNMNPSGGMYMNASLIGSYGNYSSRRDDGSAREFSLRLVCPVGNIGGVIGKGGGIIKQIRQESGASIKVDSSAAEGDDCIIFISTKEFIEDPSPTINAALRLQSRCSEKTERESGDSVITTRLLVPSSQVGCLIGKGGAIISGMRNATRASIRILSKENLPKVAYEDEEMVQITGGLDVASNAFSQVLLRLRANIFEREGAAATLLPVLPYIPMSLDISDGPKYGNKDGQPRNRGYSSYSGGYSPSDLTASDSKGNYSGSLSGGDIYGNHGGRNSSRGLSNLNQVSHRKHGY, encoded by the exons ATGGCTGGTCAAAGAAATGATTACGGTAAAAGATCTCATTTTCAGCCTGATTACGCTGGAAATGGAGGAGGAGGTGTTAAGAGAAGAAATGCTGGTGAGGAAAATGAACAACAGCATGGGATTGGGCCTGAAGATACCGTTTACCGTTATTTATGTCATGTGAAAAGGATTGGGAGTATTATAGGAAGAGGTGGTGAGATTGTGAAACAGTTGAGGTTAGATAGCAAGTCGAACATTAGGATTTGTGAAGCTCTGCCGGGTTGTGAGGAGAGGGTTGTTATGATTTATAGTTCCAGTGAGGAAACGAATCCATTTGGTGATGAGCTTGTTTCGCCTGCTCAGGATGCTTTGTTTAGGGTACACGATAGGGTTGTCGCGGAAGAGTTGCCTGCTGATGAGGATTTGGAGGAGCAGACACATGTGGTTACTGTGAGAATGCTTGTGGCATCTGACCAGATTGGTTGTGTTATTGGGAAAGGTGGACAAGTGATTCAAAGTATAAGGAGCGAAACACAAGCTCAGATTCGGGTTTTAAGTAATGAGCATTTACCCCCGTGTGCATTGACTTCAGATGAGCTTCTTCAG ATAATTGGAGAGCCCTCAGTTGTGAGGAAGGCTCTTTATCAGGTGGCATCTCGCCTTCATGATAACCCTTCAAGATCCCAGCACTTGCTTCTCTCCTCTCTATCTAATATGAATCCATCAGGTGGGATGTACATGAATGCCTCCCTTATTGGTTCTTATGGAAATTATTCTTCTAGAAGAGATGATGGTTCTGCAAGGGAGTTTTCTCTTCGTTTGGTATGCCCGGTTGGAAATATTGGGGGTGTGATTGGAAAAGGTGGTGGTATTATCAAACAGATTAGACAGGAGTCTGGGGCATCGATTAAAGTTGATAGCTCTGCTGCTGAAGGAGATGATTGCATTATATTCATATCAACAAAAGAG TTCATTGAAGACCCATCCCCTACCATCAATGCTGCTTTGCGCTTGCAATCACGATGCAGTGAAAAAACAGAAAGAGAATCAGGTGATTCTGTAATCACCACCCGTCTACTTGTTCCAAGTTCACAGGTTGGATGCCTTATCGGTAAAGGTGGGGCAATAATATCTGGGATGAGGAATGCTACTAGGGCTAGTATTCGCATACTTTCTAAGGAAAACCTTCCCAAAGTTGCATATGAAGATGAAGAAATGGTGCAG ATTACTGGAGGTCTTGATGTTGCTAGCAATGCCTTTTCGCAAGTACTGTTGCGGCTGAGAGCCAATATATTTGAAAGAGAAGGAGCAGCAGCAACGCTTTTGCCTGTTCTTCCCTACATTCCCATGTCATTAGACATTTCAGATGGTCCTAAATATGGTAACAAAGATGGTCAACCCCGTAATCGTGGATACTCTTCTTACTCAGGGGGATACAGCCCTAGTGATTTGACTGCAAGTGACAGTAAAGGAAATTATAGTGGTTCACTT AGTGGAGGTGATATATATGGAAATCATGGTGGTCGCAACTCCAGCCGGGG GTTGTCCAATCTAAATCAAGTTTCACATAGGAAGCATGGGTATTAG
- the LOC128036131 gene encoding uncharacterized protein LOC128036131 — MDIVKFDGPSSAENLLPNHAGKGVNAIAKSAGRRIKENIAEVKTPLREVWKEMVENGLIVSDLEDRSQGVIDYCAFHDEKGHEIQECSEFRALVQGLMDNKKLEFFEYVEGNDVCASEGGSSEKVYRANHPIIIISRLRANEIEAQVTLKVIIQKLVAFLYKDSKMVPWNYDCNVTFLKEEGQVCTLEEDKDMGSYTRSGKRYDAPNTKIEPVKEKSLVVEQRKEKPELPANELITERKAKKFLKFIKHSEYSIVEQLHKQLARISVLALLLSSETHHNALMKVLNETYATDDILVNKLDHLVNNIKADNFIFFNDGEIPPGGMGSTKALHITTRCKGHTLPGILIDNGSALNVLPLSTLNRLPVDNSHMKSCQNIVRAFDGIEKNVMGRIEIPLLIGPNTYKVDFLIHSTRAVPSSLHQKLKLVTEGRLVTINAEEDIIASITNDAPYIKADGEAIECSFQLLEFVNATFIVEGSKIPVPKISKAMRISLRLTAGKGALPGRGLGKYLQGQLSLNSFVLWISLRAYSRSPYINDMSDSDTDSESPFKQDMCLEGSQDFENDKDCSLSPDLLRMVEQEEK, encoded by the exons ATGGACATTGTCAAATTCGATGGTCCGTCTAGTGCAGAAAATCTGTTACCCAACCATGCCGGTAAAGGAGTAAACGCAATAGCCAAGAGCGCGGGGAGGAGAATCAAGGAGAATATCGCTGAAGTGAAAACCCCGCTGAGAGAGGTTTGGAAAGAAATGGTAGAAAATGGATTAATCGTATCAGATTTGGAAGATAGATCCCAAGGAGTAATAGACTATTGTGCATTCCATGATGAAAAAGGACATGAAATTCAAGAATGCAGTGAATTCAGGGCCCTAGTACAAGGTTTAATGGACAACAAGAAACTTGAATTCTTTGAGTACGTCGAAGGAAACGATGTTTGTGCCTCAGAAGGAGGGTCATCGGAGAAGGTCTACAGGGCTAATCAcccaataataattatttcacgACTAAGAGCCAACGAAATCGAGGCACAAGTTACACTGAAGGTCATAATTCAAAAACTCGTTGCTTTTCTTTATAAAGATAGCAAAATGGTACCTTGGAATTATGACTGCAATGTGACATTCCTGAAAGAGGAGGGCCAAGTTTGCACATTAGAAGAAGATAAAGATATGGGTTCCTATACACGTAGTGGAAAGCGCTATGATGCCCCAAACACAAAAATAGAACCTGTAAAGGAGAAGTCTTTGGTGGTTGAACAAAGGAAAGAGAAGCCAGAACTACCTGCTAATGAGCTAATAACTGAGAGAAAAGctaagaaatttttgaaattcatAAAACATAGTGAGTATAGTATCGTGGAGCAGCTACACAAGCAGCTAGCTCGCATATCAGTACTGGCTCTACTCTTAAGTTCGGAGACGCACCATAACGCGCTTATGAAGGTGTTAAACGAGACCTATGCCACTGACGACATTTTAGTAAACAAACTAGATCATCTTGTCAACAATATTAAGGCCgacaatttcatcttttttaatGACGGTGAAATTCCACCCGGGGGCATGGGATCCACCAAGGCTCTGCATATCACTACCCGTTGCAAGGGGCACACATTACCGGGAATACTAATTGACAACGGATCGGCACTGAATGTTTTGCCCCTGTCCACATTAAACAGGTTACCTGTCGACAACTCTCACATGAAATCGTGCCAaaatatagtgagagcatttgatggtaTTGAAAAGAATGTTATGGGAAGGATTGAGATACCTCTCTTGATCGGTCCAAACACATACAAGGTGGACTTCTTG ATCCACTCAACAAGGGCAGTACCATCATCACTTCACCAAAAGCTAAAGTTGGTAACGGAGGGCCGATTGGTAACTATAAATGCAGAAGAAGACATTATTGCATCGATTACCAATGATGCACCGTATATAAAGGCCGATGGTGAAGCGATAGAATGTTCATTCCAATTGTTGGAATTTGTGAACGCAACTTTCATCGTCGAGGGAAGCAAAATCCCAGTGCCCAAAATATCCAAAGCTATGAGGATAAGCTTGCGACTGACAGCTGGAAAGGGAGCATTACCTGGAAGAGGACTCGGAAAATACCTCCAGGGACAG CTatcattaaattcatttgttctttGGATATCTTTGCGTGCCTACAGCAGGTCTCCatatatcaacgacatgagtgacTCTGATactgactcagaatctccttttaaACAAGACATGTGTCTAGAGGGATCTcaggattttgaaaatgacaaagacTGCAGCTTATCCCCAGAtctgttaaggatggtagaacaagaagagaaGTAA